The following proteins are encoded in a genomic region of Cyclonatronum proteinivorum:
- a CDS encoding methyltransferase domain-containing protein, whose protein sequence is MDSADCNPVLLNNTYRHFTHINRMLSGWELLFHRYIAPRCTDDNKVYTLLDIGFGGGDIPLHMRELAFKYGIKLQITAIDTDPRALLYVNTTFRNTGISFQCISEADLVKEGETYDFVISNHLIHHLEGPEVTSLLTNAKKLANEMVLFSDLCRSDIAWFLFNGLTLFSFRDSFIRYDGLTSIRRSYTVDELQQLVPEGYRVEATIPFRLLVTHMNP, encoded by the coding sequence ATGGATTCCGCAGACTGCAATCCTGTTCTCCTCAACAACACCTACCGGCACTTCACCCACATCAACCGCATGCTTTCGGGCTGGGAGCTGCTCTTCCACCGATATATCGCGCCACGATGTACCGATGATAACAAGGTCTATACGCTACTTGATATCGGTTTCGGGGGCGGCGATATTCCGTTGCACATGCGCGAGCTGGCCTTCAAATACGGGATCAAACTGCAAATAACAGCCATCGACACCGACCCCAGAGCGCTGCTTTACGTCAATACGACCTTTCGCAACACCGGCATTTCGTTTCAGTGCATTTCGGAAGCTGATCTGGTTAAAGAAGGCGAAACCTATGATTTCGTCATTTCTAACCACCTCATCCATCATCTTGAAGGTCCGGAAGTGACCTCGTTGCTTACCAATGCGAAAAAGCTTGCCAACGAAATGGTGTTGTTCAGCGACCTCTGCCGCAGCGATATCGCGTGGTTTTTATTCAACGGACTGACGCTTTTTTCTTTCCGGGATTCCTTCATCCGCTACGACGGGCTTACTTCCATTCGCCGCAGCTACACGGTTGATGAGCTGCAGCAACTCGTACCCGAAGGCTACCGGGTTGAAGCAACCATCCCGTTCCGGCTGCTGGTTACACACATGAATCCGTGA
- a CDS encoding MATE family efflux transporter, giving the protein MNRSEPHQPPPLKSRITAEVSQIFRLGYPLIIANLLQMSMSFVDTVMAGNLSTNDLAAVAIGSSILTPVFMLGVGILMAVTPIVAQHFGAEERDIIGISVRQSLWLAVLMAIPTILLLRNAYPVLTLLDLDPEVARLTEGYLKAAAWGIPGFFSFLALKHFNEAVSVTRPAMFIGVIGLFFNILGNYTLMFGKFGFPALGAVGTGWATMIVMWVMCISMLAYTWQRKDYAIFGIFDTLRLPDPQYMKELLRLGFPIGITLTMEVSMFAVVALIMGMLGTTAVAAHQIALNLASITFMMAFGLSSAITIRVGQNLGRGSLVNATFSGYVGIGMATALMCCTAALFFLFPDMLIGIYTDDPELTPLAVQLLFMAAVFQISDGLQVSGSAALRGLKDTKIPMIVNLIAYWIIGFSSGYVLGIHLEYGPKGLWAGLILGLTTAAVLHNLRFRYLTRNRSRKELMANADETL; this is encoded by the coding sequence TTGAACCGCTCCGAACCCCATCAACCGCCACCCCTAAAAAGCCGGATAACCGCAGAAGTCAGTCAAATTTTCCGACTGGGCTACCCGCTGATTATCGCAAACCTGCTACAAATGTCCATGTCATTTGTAGATACGGTGATGGCGGGCAACCTCAGCACCAACGATCTGGCAGCGGTCGCCATTGGTTCGAGCATTCTCACCCCTGTGTTCATGCTGGGTGTGGGTATTCTTATGGCCGTTACGCCCATTGTGGCGCAGCATTTCGGCGCGGAGGAGCGCGACATAATCGGTATCAGCGTGCGGCAGTCCCTCTGGCTGGCTGTGCTCATGGCCATTCCGACCATTCTGCTGCTGCGCAACGCCTATCCGGTGCTCACCCTGCTTGACCTTGATCCGGAAGTCGCGCGCCTTACCGAAGGCTACCTGAAAGCTGCGGCATGGGGCATTCCCGGCTTCTTTTCCTTTTTAGCCCTCAAGCATTTCAACGAAGCCGTATCCGTGACGCGGCCAGCCATGTTTATCGGGGTCATCGGGCTTTTCTTCAACATTTTGGGTAACTACACGCTGATGTTCGGCAAATTCGGCTTCCCGGCACTCGGCGCAGTTGGCACCGGCTGGGCTACTATGATTGTGATGTGGGTGATGTGCATAAGCATGCTGGCCTACACCTGGCAAAGAAAAGACTACGCCATTTTCGGGATTTTCGACACCCTGCGACTGCCCGATCCGCAGTACATGAAAGAATTGCTGCGACTGGGTTTCCCGATCGGAATCACCCTCACCATGGAAGTCAGCATGTTCGCCGTTGTTGCGCTCATTATGGGCATGTTGGGCACTACCGCCGTTGCCGCACATCAGATTGCCCTCAATCTGGCCTCCATCACGTTTATGATGGCCTTCGGTCTTTCAAGCGCCATCACCATTCGGGTGGGCCAAAACCTGGGGCGCGGCTCGCTTGTCAACGCGACCTTCTCCGGATACGTTGGGATCGGCATGGCTACCGCACTGATGTGCTGTACGGCCGCGCTCTTCTTCCTCTTTCCGGATATGCTCATTGGCATTTACACCGACGACCCCGAACTGACTCCGCTTGCCGTGCAACTGCTCTTTATGGCAGCGGTGTTTCAGATTTCCGACGGCCTGCAGGTCAGCGGATCTGCAGCATTGCGGGGCCTGAAGGATACCAAAATTCCGATGATCGTAAACCTGATTGCCTACTGGATAATCGGGTTCAGTTCGGGCTATGTGCTGGGTATTCACCTGGAGTATGGTCCAAAAGGACTTTGGGCGGGTCTCATTCTTGGGCTGACTACGGCCGCGGTACTGCACAACCTGCGCTTCCGCTACCTCACCCGAAACCGAAGCCGCAAGGAGCTGATGGCAAACGCGGATGAAACCCTTTGA
- a CDS encoding RNA polymerase sigma factor, whose translation MESLTNEQTCELFELISQSDQAAFDRLFRAFFKPLVMFSCGYVNDKSTASDIVQDTFVKLWQNRGSLSGIASARAYIYTTTRNLSLNYIRDHARFETGTELSETLAGDLTETNVSWNDAFSDESSEGVYEKMQLLYHWVSQLSERQREAFGLSRFEGLDHQEIASVMNVSPRTVNNHIVDALRNLQRMHEQHAQKFK comes from the coding sequence ATGGAATCCCTCACCAATGAACAGACCTGCGAACTGTTTGAACTGATTTCACAATCAGATCAGGCTGCGTTCGACCGGCTGTTCCGGGCTTTTTTTAAGCCTTTGGTGATGTTCAGCTGCGGGTACGTGAACGACAAATCAACGGCTTCAGACATTGTTCAGGATACCTTTGTGAAGCTTTGGCAAAACCGCGGTTCCCTGTCCGGCATAGCGTCAGCGCGGGCGTACATTTATACGACCACACGCAACCTGAGCCTCAACTACATTCGGGACCATGCCAGGTTTGAGACCGGCACGGAACTGTCTGAAACGCTGGCGGGAGACCTGACGGAAACAAATGTTAGCTGGAATGATGCATTTAGTGATGAATCATCCGAAGGCGTCTATGAAAAGATGCAGCTGCTCTATCACTGGGTGTCGCAGCTTTCGGAACGGCAGCGGGAAGCATTCGGGCTGAGCCGTTTTGAAGGGCTGGATCACCAGGAGATTGCCTCCGTGATGAACGTTTCCCCGCGAACGGTCAATAATCATATTGTGGATGCCCTCCGCAACCTTCAGCGCATGCATGAACAACACGCTCAAAAATTCAAGTAG
- a CDS encoding type III polyketide synthase, which translates to MPAYIHQLETLVPEKSYSMAFARDFMQKHVADRDAIKRILHRVYALSGIDKRHSVITEFDSGESGDFFDAETQTFLNPGTGARNDRYTGAAKAMFTALAEKTVDASDFGRADITHVITVSCTGFFAPGPDYYIVRALDLPPTTRRYHIGFMGCYAAFPALKMAETITAENPDAVVLIVCLELCTIHLQPKTDTDSLLSAAVFADGAGAAIVSRREPAPTKPALRMDGLFTALTPQGERDMAWTIGDNGFDMVLSTYIPDIIQANIGDLLLPILGENPDPEQFGYWAVHPGGRAILDKIEHSISLKPEQLAPSRATLRDYGNMSSATILFVLKSLLYDFPAKNKPVISMAFGPGLTVETGLFTPLNQPSQQSPNHSQPEAEIPESSDAAVSPKS; encoded by the coding sequence ATGCCCGCCTACATTCATCAGCTCGAAACGCTTGTTCCTGAAAAGAGTTATTCCATGGCGTTCGCCCGTGATTTCATGCAGAAACACGTAGCCGACCGCGACGCCATCAAACGAATCCTGCACCGCGTGTATGCGCTGTCCGGAATCGACAAACGGCACAGTGTCATCACCGAATTTGATTCAGGCGAAAGCGGGGATTTTTTTGATGCCGAAACGCAGACGTTTCTCAATCCTGGTACCGGTGCACGCAACGACCGCTACACTGGAGCTGCCAAAGCGATGTTCACAGCATTGGCAGAGAAAACCGTTGACGCTTCTGACTTCGGGCGCGCGGATATTACGCATGTTATAACCGTATCCTGCACCGGCTTTTTTGCACCGGGTCCTGACTACTACATCGTGCGCGCATTAGACCTTCCGCCAACTACCCGGCGCTATCACATCGGTTTTATGGGATGCTACGCTGCTTTTCCGGCCCTCAAAATGGCGGAAACCATCACCGCAGAAAACCCGGACGCCGTTGTATTGATTGTCTGTCTTGAGCTGTGTACCATTCACCTGCAGCCTAAAACGGACACGGATTCCCTGCTTTCTGCCGCCGTTTTCGCTGACGGTGCCGGCGCTGCCATTGTGAGCCGCCGTGAGCCCGCTCCGACCAAACCCGCCCTGCGCATGGACGGGCTTTTCACCGCTCTTACTCCGCAGGGCGAGCGCGATATGGCCTGGACCATTGGCGACAACGGTTTCGACATGGTCCTTTCTACCTACATTCCGGATATCATTCAGGCCAACATTGGCGATCTGTTACTGCCCATTCTGGGCGAAAATCCTGATCCGGAACAGTTTGGTTACTGGGCCGTGCACCCCGGCGGACGCGCCATTCTCGACAAGATTGAGCACAGTATCAGCCTGAAGCCGGAACAGCTTGCCCCTTCCCGCGCAACCCTGCGCGACTACGGAAACATGAGTAGTGCCACTATCTTATTTGTGCTTAAGTCCCTGCTCTATGATTTCCCTGCGAAGAACAAACCGGTGATCAGCATGGCATTTGGCCCGGGCCTGACGGTCGAGACCGGCCTGTTCACCCCGCTCAATCAGCCTTCGCAGCAAAGCCCAAATCACTCCCAACCCGAAGCCGAAATCCCCGAATCAAGCGATGCCGCTGTTTCTCCGAAATCGTGA
- a CDS encoding sensor histidine kinase, producing the protein MQASQQNKPPTFQLRLFLIAAGLLILGWIAGEANFYFGQPDSELREQLAQQALDGAVLTFREAESALIADTRRLKSTIQPLLTTGQEADPTRIYNRLRSESGFRGISVFRDRNLFTWSGNPITYLPSVGTEEVFTNVVQSGFVIYFVSQITFFQDDGTRYDIVTTRLIRRSGASPQLLTRQYDLTREWAKEQTFPVHYRFFDLNTGPVTARVRTLGTASVDSVGFVTVSTADFPAIARDWERNMAQFRWVVITLLAFLIWWGLLIWMKTGKAGGRASAAVASAGTLTIWGIMSFLELPFIRLLRDAGGFDLTNQLQLLFDSFFISAAGLLLVVQLAKHAGRDSGKDRKWSVLTFIGIASGVVFGSAWSLSRVYEVILLTQTGVTDLRVFPALQTWIVYLASLILTGTAVYLIFQLCRFGRKTMGRFLFYTLWFAAVCAGAFLFYLIHTDAALLPVFFWAKYLGILVILVLISASDRMQHFSPLSIPRPRAIALLIFLVTLIQLPLYFDASIQKENETMLRMAVNYATTGTDEAEEISRELIRKLLEDGVITQVQTLEAAPAFPVQAVAQFRQQVSRQIQPEWGSYTIMAFLLDGRLNIIADYGSQPSFMDRFSSSFHDEVRNFIRYSLQRPFARLPIIETENRFRGFPIFIKGLQSIPSDFPTQPSWLVTFVLVEGNSFGRPVNDALAFHERDRESWNRFVVTEYVDGRRNRSTSALRTPLLSERHLLTEELTPAPGAQIIRRSATDRAAYRKLIYGFDERTAVMVTVRDVTFLNYIFSGFRFFVALLIVSLLAWQIRSIFTKTGLPWSGRIFSRRFQDRILDSYLIATLLFMIALAVVTEYIVGLQNIRIAEQELYRNLSAVETRLINQRDGSLSRSDAIQLEEVDIMLFEGGRLTQTTAPEIFRLQLISDFMPFESYTNIFSNHQTTVFQPFSIGELSVLMGYRAFFENGEVRIVIGIPAYTRSAIYEQEFLQTTTYLIAFYIIIFIFFTGIAWGVSRKLTQPLSEFESGLKRISAGDLDTTIPVSSDDEIGELARAYNEMVLDLRNVRAELAEAERDAAWSEMARQIAHEIKNPLTPMKLSIQHLQRQMAMGDRSMEELKPAIEKLSGMLVNQIESLNRIAGDFSAFAKPLTGKQEKRDLNELITETLPLFEQHQQIAFRFSASPEPSLVFGSSDEIKRVFINLIKNAIEAMPQGGLITLSVQQQHNGWMVSIADTGTGMAPEVLENIFAPNFSTKTSGTGLGLAICKKIMDAHSGHISVQSDEAAGTTFSLWFPVYREN; encoded by the coding sequence ATGCAAGCTTCCCAACAGAATAAGCCTCCAACTTTTCAGCTGAGGCTTTTTTTGATTGCCGCAGGCTTGCTTATTCTCGGCTGGATTGCCGGTGAAGCAAACTTCTATTTCGGACAGCCCGATTCTGAGCTGCGGGAGCAACTTGCACAGCAAGCGCTTGATGGCGCAGTTCTTACATTCCGTGAAGCCGAATCGGCCCTTATTGCGGATACACGCCGGCTCAAATCAACCATTCAGCCCCTTCTCACTACGGGACAAGAAGCCGACCCTACCCGCATTTACAACCGACTGCGCAGCGAATCCGGTTTTCGGGGAATATCCGTGTTCCGTGACCGAAATCTTTTTACCTGGTCCGGCAATCCCATCACCTACCTTCCTTCTGTGGGAACTGAAGAAGTTTTCACCAATGTGGTGCAAAGCGGTTTTGTCATTTATTTCGTCAGTCAGATTACTTTTTTTCAGGATGACGGTACCCGCTACGACATTGTCACAACCCGGCTGATCCGCCGCTCGGGCGCCTCACCTCAGCTGCTCACGCGTCAGTATGACCTCACCCGTGAATGGGCGAAAGAACAGACCTTTCCGGTTCACTACCGTTTTTTTGACCTGAATACCGGGCCTGTAACCGCCAGGGTCAGGACGCTTGGCACAGCAAGCGTGGATTCTGTTGGCTTTGTAACGGTAAGTACTGCTGATTTCCCGGCCATTGCCCGGGACTGGGAGCGTAACATGGCGCAATTTCGCTGGGTTGTTATCACGCTGCTCGCATTTCTGATTTGGTGGGGACTGCTTATTTGGATGAAGACTGGGAAAGCCGGCGGACGTGCTTCCGCTGCCGTTGCCTCAGCCGGGACCTTAACCATTTGGGGCATAATGAGTTTTCTGGAACTGCCTTTCATCCGCCTACTTCGGGATGCAGGTGGTTTTGACCTCACCAATCAGCTGCAGCTGCTTTTCGACAGCTTCTTCATTTCGGCTGCCGGATTGCTGCTGGTTGTGCAGCTCGCTAAGCACGCCGGCAGGGACAGCGGCAAGGACAGGAAATGGTCTGTACTAACTTTCATCGGCATAGCTTCAGGCGTTGTTTTTGGAAGTGCATGGTCGCTGAGCCGGGTGTACGAAGTCATCCTGCTAACACAAACAGGGGTGACAGATCTGCGGGTTTTTCCGGCCCTGCAAACCTGGATCGTATATCTGGCAAGCCTCATCCTGACGGGCACGGCAGTGTACCTGATTTTTCAGCTTTGCCGGTTTGGCAGAAAAACCATGGGTCGATTTCTTTTTTACACGCTATGGTTTGCAGCCGTATGTGCCGGCGCTTTCCTCTTTTACCTCATCCACACCGATGCCGCGCTGCTCCCGGTTTTCTTCTGGGCAAAATACCTTGGTATCCTCGTCATATTGGTGCTGATTTCGGCTTCAGACCGCATGCAGCATTTTTCGCCACTCAGCATTCCCCGTCCGCGCGCGATTGCCCTGCTGATTTTTTTGGTCACCCTCATACAGCTTCCCCTCTATTTTGATGCCTCCATCCAAAAAGAAAACGAAACCATGCTGCGGATGGCGGTTAACTATGCGACTACAGGCACTGATGAAGCCGAAGAAATCAGCCGGGAGCTCATCCGGAAGCTGCTGGAAGACGGGGTGATCACACAGGTGCAGACGCTGGAAGCCGCACCCGCCTTCCCGGTGCAGGCCGTCGCGCAGTTCAGGCAGCAAGTAAGCCGTCAGATACAGCCCGAATGGGGCTCTTACACCATTATGGCTTTCCTGCTTGATGGCCGCCTCAACATTATTGCAGATTACGGCTCGCAGCCCTCTTTCATGGACCGCTTTTCCTCGTCCTTTCACGACGAAGTGCGCAACTTCATCCGCTACTCTCTTCAGCGCCCTTTTGCGCGTCTTCCTATTATCGAAACCGAAAACCGGTTCAGGGGCTTTCCGATTTTCATAAAAGGGCTGCAGTCCATCCCTTCAGATTTCCCGACGCAGCCTTCCTGGCTGGTGACCTTTGTGCTGGTGGAAGGCAACAGCTTTGGTCGGCCGGTGAACGACGCGCTTGCATTTCATGAGCGTGACCGCGAAAGCTGGAACCGGTTCGTGGTAACCGAATATGTGGATGGCCGCCGAAACCGTTCAACCTCTGCCCTTCGCACCCCGCTGCTCTCCGAGCGTCACCTGCTCACTGAAGAACTCACCCCTGCGCCCGGTGCGCAAATTATCCGGCGATCGGCAACGGACCGCGCGGCCTACCGCAAACTGATATACGGCTTTGATGAACGTACCGCGGTTATGGTAACCGTTCGTGATGTCACCTTTCTGAACTACATTTTTTCGGGATTCCGTTTTTTCGTCGCCCTGCTGATTGTGAGCCTGCTCGCCTGGCAGATTCGCAGTATCTTTACAAAAACAGGGCTTCCCTGGAGCGGGCGCATTTTCTCGCGACGCTTTCAGGACCGTATCCTCGACAGCTACCTGATTGCAACCCTGCTGTTCATGATTGCCCTGGCTGTTGTAACCGAATACATCGTGGGCCTGCAAAACATCCGGATTGCTGAACAGGAACTCTACCGGAATCTCAGCGCCGTCGAAACCCGCCTCATTAATCAGCGGGACGGCAGCCTTTCGCGCAGCGACGCCATTCAGCTGGAAGAAGTTGATATCATGCTGTTCGAAGGCGGACGCCTCACCCAAACCACCGCGCCCGAAATTTTCCGCCTTCAGCTTATTTCGGATTTCATGCCTTTTGAGTCGTACACCAACATCTTCAGCAACCATCAGACGACCGTCTTCCAGCCCTTCAGTATTGGCGAACTCTCGGTGCTGATGGGCTACCGGGCCTTTTTTGAAAACGGCGAAGTGCGTATCGTGATCGGAATCCCCGCTTACACCCGCTCAGCGATTTACGAACAGGAATTCCTGCAAACCACAACCTACCTCATCGCATTCTACATCATCATTTTCATCTTTTTCACCGGAATTGCCTGGGGGGTTTCCAGAAAACTGACGCAGCCGCTGTCGGAGTTTGAGAGCGGCCTCAAGCGCATTTCTGCCGGTGACCTGGACACCACAATACCCGTTAGTTCAGATGATGAAATCGGTGAGCTTGCCCGTGCCTACAACGAAATGGTGCTGGACCTGCGAAACGTACGCGCGGAGCTGGCCGAAGCGGAACGGGACGCTGCCTGGAGCGAGATGGCACGGCAGATTGCACACGAAATCAAAAATCCGCTCACGCCCATGAAACTCAGCATTCAGCATTTGCAGCGACAAATGGCGATGGGCGACCGCAGCATGGAAGAGCTCAAACCTGCTATCGAGAAACTTTCGGGCATGCTGGTCAATCAGATTGAATCCCTCAATCGTATCGCGGGAGATTTTTCTGCCTTCGCAAAGCCGCTGACAGGCAAACAGGAAAAACGCGACCTGAACGAACTCATCACTGAAACCCTGCCCTTGTTTGAACAGCACCAGCAAATTGCGTTCAGGTTTTCAGCAAGTCCGGAGCCTTCTCTCGTGTTTGGCTCGAGTGATGAAATCAAGCGGGTGTTCATCAATCTCATCAAAAATGCCATTGAAGCCATGCCGCAGGGCGGTTTGATTACGCTTAGTGTGCAACAACAGCATAACGGCTGGATGGTCAGCATTGCCGACACCGGAACGGGTATGGCACCGGAAGTGCTTGAAAATATTTTTGCGCCCAACTTTTCAACCAAAACAAGCGGCACCGGACTCGGCCTTGCCATCTGCAAGAAAATTATGGACGCCCACAGCGGACACATTTCGGTACAGTCAGACGAAGCTGCGGGCACGACCTTCAGCCTTTGGTTTCCGGTTTACAGGGAAAATTGA
- a CDS encoding FAD-dependent oxidoreductase → MASQTKLQLPAETDILIAGAGPTGLLLGILLAKAGIPFQMVEPRAEVSQHSRSIGIHPPSLQLFQEVGLSDAFLEAGNQIRVGRAYVNHDAIGTIPFTRLPNSFPFILTLSQQVTEEILERALLSLAPEQLHRGLGFADFTKEKNRLQVKLTDGSEIRCRYLIGCDGKNSLVREKAGIPFLGGSYPDHYIMGDFDDNLGSREEARVYLCEDGLVESFPHGKNLRRWVIKTRDAVSAPDAQLIAGLALERTGTSPDAATNSMLSTFGVQRMMAESFVKGRVILAGDAAHVVSPIGGQGMNLGWFDAKLLAGLLPDVLRPHKPLPRLLNSYEYRRRNAAYTAAERAEFNLRMGRSFSQRAVFFNKIMVRLLLLPPLRSILLRKFTMDGLD, encoded by the coding sequence ATGGCTTCACAAACAAAACTCCAACTCCCCGCCGAAACCGACATCCTGATTGCCGGTGCCGGGCCTACCGGGCTGCTTCTCGGAATCCTGCTCGCGAAAGCCGGCATTCCGTTTCAGATGGTCGAACCCCGGGCAGAAGTCTCGCAGCACTCACGGTCCATCGGTATTCATCCGCCCTCGCTGCAGCTCTTTCAGGAAGTAGGACTTTCAGACGCCTTTCTCGAAGCCGGAAATCAAATCCGCGTGGGCCGCGCCTACGTGAATCACGACGCCATCGGTACCATCCCCTTCACCAGACTTCCGAACAGCTTCCCCTTCATCCTGACCCTTTCCCAACAGGTCACCGAAGAAATACTGGAGCGGGCCCTGCTTTCGCTTGCCCCCGAACAGCTGCACCGCGGCCTTGGTTTTGCGGACTTCACTAAGGAAAAAAACAGGCTGCAGGTGAAGCTCACCGACGGCAGCGAAATCCGGTGCCGCTACCTGATCGGCTGCGACGGCAAGAACAGTCTGGTCCGCGAAAAAGCCGGCATTCCCTTTCTCGGCGGCAGCTACCCTGATCATTACATCATGGGTGATTTTGACGACAACCTGGGCAGCCGCGAAGAAGCGCGGGTGTATTTGTGTGAAGACGGCCTGGTCGAATCTTTCCCGCACGGAAAAAACCTGCGCCGCTGGGTCATCAAAACCAGGGATGCAGTCAGCGCACCGGATGCGCAGCTCATCGCCGGCCTCGCCCTTGAGCGCACCGGCACCTCACCGGATGCAGCGACCAACAGCATGCTCAGCACCTTTGGCGTGCAGCGGATGATGGCGGAAAGCTTCGTAAAAGGGCGCGTCATTCTGGCGGGGGATGCCGCGCATGTTGTGAGTCCCATTGGCGGGCAGGGCATGAACCTGGGCTGGTTTGACGCAAAACTGCTGGCCGGACTGCTGCCGGATGTACTGCGTCCGCACAAACCGCTGCCGCGCCTGCTCAACAGCTATGAGTACCGCCGCCGGAATGCCGCCTACACTGCTGCCGAGCGGGCGGAGTTCAACCTCCGCATGGGCCGTTCCTTTTCACAGCGAGCCGTATTTTTTAACAAAATTATGGTGCGGCTCCTGCTGCTTCCGCCGCTGCGCAGCATCCTCCTCCGAAAATTCACCATGGACGGACTGGATTAA